Part of the Nocardia farcinica genome, ATCCGCGTCCTGCGTTACTTCGTCGCGCTCGTCGAAGCGGGGACCTATACCCGCGCCGCCGCGCAACTGCACGTGGCGACGCCGTCACTGTCCCAGCAGATCAGCAAACTCGAACACGATCTCGGGGTGCGCCTGGTGGAGCGCGACCACCGCGGGGCGCGGCTCACCGCGGCCGGGACGGAATTCCTGCCACTGGCCGTCGACCTGTTGTCGACGCACGATCGCGCCGTCGGCATGATGCGCAGACACCGGCGCGCCGAACATCACCGGATCCGGATCGGTTTCTATGCGACGATGGCCGGCCCTCGCACCCGGGAGATATTGGACTCCTTGCGCACGATTTCTCCCGCCACCACCGTCGAATTGGTGCAAGTGAGCTGGGGCGACCAGGTGCGCGCCGTCCTCGACGGCCGCGTCGACGTCGCTTTCGCCCGGCCACCACTGGATACCGCGCACGTGCGGACATTTCCGGTGTTCACCGAGAAGCGAGTGCTCGCGATGTCGGCGAACCATCCACTCGCCCGTTTTCCCGAATTACGGATCGCCGACATGTCCGGCGTGGTCCAGGTGGACACCGACAACGTTCCCGAAGAATGGCGCCGCTGGTGGTCGGTGGACCCGCGGCCGGACGGCACCGCGGTGCGTTACGGCCCGTTGGTGCACGGCGCCGAGGAAATGTTGGAAGTGGTCGCGAACACCGACGCGGTAGCGATCACCGCGGAAAGCCTGGTGATGGCATTTCCCCGCCCGGATATCGTCTATCGACCCATTGTGGACATCGAACCGGCGCGAATCGTGCTGGTCGCCCCCTCCGACGACCGCCCCGCCGTCCGGGCGCTCGTCCGCGCGGTCACCGGTGATTGACTGCGCCTAGTGCGGATGCCCCTTCGCCATGTTCGGAAGGGGCGCCGCAGAACTGCTCGACGGTGTCCGTCAGTAGACGATCAGGGGTGTCCGTCAGTAGACGATCAGGCCCTTGACGTTCTCCGCGTTGCGCATCGCCTCGTAGCCCTCGTTGACCTGTTCGAGGGTGTAGGTGCGGGTGATCATCTCGTCCAGCTTCAGCTGGCCTTCCATGTAGAGGCGCAGCAGGTGCGGGATGTCGAAGCGGATGTTGGCGTTGCCGAACCAGGCGCCCTTGAGGGTCTTGCGCATGGCGGTGAGGTCGAACAGGTTGAGGGTGACGTCACTGGTCTCCAGGTCGCCGACGGAGACGTTCACGCACACACCGCCCTTGGCGACCAGGCTCATCGCCTGCCCGATCAGCGCGCCGCTGGCGACGCCGACGGTGATGAGCACCTTGTCGGCCAGGTAGCCCCAGGTGAGGTCCTGCACCAGCGGCAGCGCCTCCTCGACGGTGGCCACGGCGTGGGTGGCGCCGAACACCTTGGCCTGCTCGCGCTTGACCGGCGACGGGTCGACCAGCACCACGTGCCGGGCCCCGGCCAGCGCGGCGCCCTGCACCGCGCCGCACCCGACGCCGCCCATGCCGAGCACCACGACCGTCTCGCCCGCGGACACGCCCGCGGCGTAGACCGAGGAGCCCCAGCCGGTGGTGACGCCGCAGCCGACCAGCGCGGCCTTGTCCAGCGGGACGTCGTCGGTGATCTTCACGCACGACGCCTCGTTGACCACCGTGTAGGGCGCGAAAGTGCCGAGCAGGCAGAGGATTCCGGCGTCCTTGCCGCGCACGTGATGGCGGGCGGTGCCGTCGGAGACCTGGTAGCCGTCGAGCAGGTGCGCGCCGAGGTCGCAGATGCTGGACTGGCCGTTGGCACAGGGCCTGCACCGGCCGCAGGCCGGGATGAAACCGAGCGCGACGTGGTCGCCGGGCTTCAGGTTGGTGACGCCGGGGCCGACCTCGCGGACCACGCCCGCGCCCTCGTGACCGCCGATGAACGGATAGAAGCTCACCGGCACGCTGCCGTCGCGGACGTGCTCGTCGGAGTGGCACAGGCCCGAGGCCGCGAGCTCGACGAGCACCTCACCGTATTTCGGTGCGTCCAGCTCGAGCTCCTCGATCTGCCACGGGGCGCCGGGCTCCCACAGAACCGCTGCTTTCGACTTCATCGTCGTGTCCTCTCTCCTCGAACCGGCCCGGCACAGCGGGCTGTGCGCGATCTGGGTCGAGTCTGTTCGGCGCGACGACGGATTACTTGTGCGCAGGCGTACAGCTGTTTGGCCATTCGCGCACCGGCGCGCGGCGGTCGGGCCGGGACGCGGCCAGCCGGTACTGCCGCGGGGTCATCCCGTAGGCGGCTTTGAAGAGCTTGGAGAAGTGCGAGGCGTCGGCCAGCCCCCACCGCGCGGCGACCGCGCTGGTGGAACGGTCGATGCGCGGATCGGCGAGATCGCGGCGGATGCGTTCGAGTCTGCGCTGGCGGATCCAGGTGGTGACCGTGGTGCCTTCGGTCTCGAACAGCCGTTGCAGGTAGCGCACCGAGATGTGGTGGGCGGCGGCGATGTCGGGCACGCTCAGCATCGGGTCGGCCAGGTGCGCATCGATGAACGCCTTGACCTGCACCAGCAGCCCGGCGCCCGCCGAGCGCGCGCGTTCCTCGACGCCGCCGAATTCGGCGACCGCCGCGGTGAGCAGATCCAGCACCGCGTCGGCGATGTGGATGTCGCGGCTGAGATCGCCGCATGCCAGGGTGGCCGGGATGGCGCGCAGGAACGGCGCCAGCAGCGCACCCACGCCGCCGCGGCCGCCGATCCGGCGGGCGGTGATCTCGGTGAGTTCCGCGGCGCGGATCTGCCAGGACTCGCGCGGGAACATCGCCACGATCATCTGGAACGGCTGGTCGAAGTGCAGGGTGTAGGGGCGGCCGGTGTCGTAGACGGCCAGATCGCCCGGCCCCAGGACCGCGGTGCGGCCGTCCTGGACGACGGCCCCGCGCCCGCGGGTCTGCAGGCCGAGCTTGATGTAGCCGGGGTCGGCGCGGCGGATGGCGCGCGGGTCGCGTTCCACCCGCACCGGACCGCCGCCGACCTCGTTGAGCTGCAACGAGCCCACTTCGTGACAGCTGAGCGTGCCGTCGAAGCCCGCCGCGGTCAGCGGGGTGGCGGTGAGGGGGACGAAGGCGTGCGAGATGGTCTCCTGCCATGTGTCGAACCGCTCCGCGGAGGGCGGTGTCGCGGCCGGTGCGAGAGTGCTCATACGACGACTCCGGTGTGGTCTCCTCCCGGGCTCCTGCGCGCCCGCGATCCCGGAATTATTACCGACTGTTCGGTCAGTAATCAAGGGGTCGGCATGCCCGCACCCGCCGACGCTCGGCCCGTCGAAACCATCACGTGTGTCTGTCCGCATCGAGTCGATTCCCGACAAGGTGCCGATTTTGCTTCCCAAAAAAACAGTCAGCTGTGTAGGTTTCTGGCAACCCCGAACCAGGGCCACGATCCGAAGAGGAAGGCGCTCCATGGCGAACAGGGTGTTTGTCGTCGGCGTGGGCATGACGAAGTTCGAGAAACCCGGACGGCGCAAGAACGCGGACGGCAGCGACTGGGACTACCCCGACATGGCCCGTGAGTCGGGCACCGCGGCGCTGGCGGACGCGGGTATCGCCTACACCGACGTGCAGCAGGCCTACGTCGGCTACGTCTACGGCGAGTCGACCTCCGGCCAGCGCGCCGTCTACGAACTCGGTCTCACCGGAATTCCGATCGTCAACGTCAACAACAACTGCTCGACCGGTTCCACCGCGCTGTACCTCGCCGCCCAGGCGATCCGGGGCGGCCTGGCCGACTGCACCCTGGCGCTGGGCTTCGAGAAGATGCAGCCCGGCTCGCTGGGGGCCACCTTCACCGACCGCGAGCAGCCGATGATGCGGCACATGGACCTGCTCGCGCAGATCTCGGAGGTGAAGTTTCCGCCCGCACCCTGGATGTTCGGCGCGGCGGGCCGCGAACACATGCAGAAGTACGGCACCACCGCCGAACAGTCCGCCCGCATCGGCCACAAGAATCACGCGCACTCGGTGAACAACCCGTACGCGCAGTTCCAGGACGCCTACACCCTCGACGAGATCCTCGCCGCGCCGATGATCTACGACCCGCTCACCAAATTGCAGTGTTCGCCGACCTCCGACGGGTCCGGTGCGGCCGTGCTGGCCTCGGAAGCGTTCGTGGCGCGGCACGACCTGGCCGGGCAGGCGGTCGAGATCGTCGGCCAGGCCATGACCACCGATGTCGAGTCCAGCTTCGCCGCGGGCACCGCCGCCGCACTGATCGGCTACGACATGAATGTCGCTGCCGCACAGCAGGTGTACGAGCAGTCCGGGCTCGGGCCGCGCGACTTCCAGGTGATCGAACTGCACGACTGCTTCTCCGCCAACGAGCTGTTGCTCTACGAGGCGCTCGGCCTGTGCGGCGCGGGCGAGGCGGGCGCACTCGTCGACGCCGGGGACACCACCTACGGCGGCCGGTGGGTGGTCAACCCCTCCGGCGGGCTGATCTCCAAGGGCCACCCGCTCGGTGCCACCGGACTCGCCCAGTGCGCCGAACTCTCCAAGGGCCACCCGCTCGGTGCCACCGGACTCGCCCAGTGCGCCGAACTCACCTGGCAGCTGCGCGGCACCGCGGACAAGCGCCAGGTCGACGGCGTCACCGCGGCATTGCAGCACAACATCGGACTCGGCGGCGCCGCCGTCGTCACCGCCTATCAGCGCGCCGAGCGCTGACCCCCAACCACACACACGCACCGTGGCGGTCCGCCGCCGACCCGATCGAGGAGCCGATCATGGGACACATCGAAGAAACCAAGCACCTCGCCGCCGAACCGCAGGCCGTGTGGGCCGTCGTCTCCGACCTCGCCTCGTGGAGCAGCTGGTTCACCGTGCACGACAAGTGGCTCGAGGAACCGCCCGCCGACCTCGCCGTCGGCACCACCCTGGTCGCCAAGGTCGTCATGCTCGGCATGGCCAACAAGATCGAATGGACCGTCCGCGAGGTCGAGGCACCGAGCAAGCTGGTGCTCACCGGCACCGGATTGGCCGGCGTCAAGGTCGAATTCGCGTTCACGCTCACCGCCCGCGACGGCGGCAGCGACTTCCACATCGCGGGCGACTTCGAGGGCGCCATGATCAAGGGCGCGCTCGGCAAGGCGGTGGAGAAGGACGCGGGCCGCCAGCTCGAGGACAGCGTGGGCAAGCTCGAAGCGCTCGCCACCGCCGGGGTCTGACGTGGTGAACCCCGACCTCGCGTTCGCCGAGGAGAACCTGAACGTCTGGACCGAGGACTTCCCGTTCACCGTCGAACGCGACCGCATCGCCGACTACGCCGCCGCCACCAACGATCCGATCCCCGCGCACCGCCGCGGCGACATCGCCTCCCCGGTGTTCGCGATCGTGCCGGTGTTCGAGCGGATGATCGAGCCCGCCGTCGACGTGGTCCCGCTGTCCATCTTCGGCCGGGGTGTGCACGGCGAACAGGACTTCCACTTCCACCGGCCGATCCGCCCCGGCGACACCCTGGTCTCGCGGGCGCGGATGACCGGCTACGAGGGACTGCCCAAGGGCACTCGCGCGGTGGTGCACGTCGAATGCCGCGACACCGCGGGCGAACTCGTCAACGAGCAGTACGTGACGATGTTCTTCCGCGGCGCGGACGCCAGCAACGGGCGGTCCGTCGGCGAGCTGGGCCCGTCCCACAAGCTCCCCGACGGTATCCGCGACCGCGAGCCGGTGGCGAAGGTGGCCCAGCACATCGATGCCGACCAGACCTTCCGCTACGCCCCGGCCTCCGGCGATCCGGTTCCGCTGCACCTGGACGAACAGGTGGCCAAGGACGCCGGCCTGCCCGGCATCATCGCGCACGGCCTGTGCACGATGGCGTTCGCGTCGTGGGCGGTGCTCACCGAGGTGGGTGACGCCGACGTCACACGGCTGAAGCGGCTGGCGGTGCGCTTCTCGAAGATGGTCTTCCCCTCCGACGACCTCGAGACCCGGATCTGGCGCACCGGCGCCGCCACCTATGCCTTCGAAACCGTGCGCGGCACGGACGTGGTACTCGGCGACGGTCTCGCCATTTTCACCGATTGAGCTTTGCGAACAGGAGCGCGACAGATGGGAACACTCGACGGCAAGGTCGCCGTCATCACCGGCGCGGGCCGCGGCATCGGCCGCGAACACGCCCTGCTCTTCGCCCGCGAGGGCGCCGCGGTCGTGGTGAACGACTACGGCGGCAGCAATTCCGGCGAGGGCCACGACGCGGGCCCGGCGCAGCAGGTGGTCGACGAGATCGTCGCCGCGGGCGGCCGCGCGGTCGCCGACACCGGCAACGTCGCCGACTGGTCGGACGCGAAAGCGCTCGTCGACCGGGCGGTCGCGGAGTTCGGCCGGCTCGACGTGGTGGTCAACAACGCGGGCATCCTGCGCGACGGCTTCCTCGCGGGCATGACCGAGGCACAGTGGGACGCGGTACTCGATGTCCACCTCAAGGGCCACTTCGCCGTGCTGCGCCACGCCGCCGCGCACTGGAAGGACCGCTCGAAAGCGGGCGACCAGCCCGACGCGGCCGTGATCAACACCGCCTCCGCTTCGGGGACCACGGTGCCCAACGCCGGCCAGGCCAACTACGGCGCCGCGAAGGCCGCCATCGCCGCGCTCACCCTGGTCGCCGCCGAGGAGCTGGGCCGCTACGGCGTCCGGGTCAACGCGATCGCGCCGATCGCGCGCACCCGGTTGACCCTGGCCACCCCGGGCATGGGCGCGATGATGGCCGCCGAGGCCGAATCCGCCGAGAACGAAGGCGGTTTCGACGCGTTCAGCCCCGCCAACATCTCCCCCCTGGTCGCCTATCTCGCCGGGGACGCCTGCCGGTTGACCGGCAAGGTGTTCGCCGTGCAGGGCGGCGCCATCTCCGAACTGGCCGGCTGGCACGACGTGAAGACCATCGAGACCGACGGCCCGTGGCTGATCGACGACATCGCCGCCCGACTGCCGTGAGACCGGCGCAGAGCTGAGGAGACCGACATGTTCGAGTGGTCCGAGACCGACGAGATGATCCGCCAGGCCGTGCGCGGCTTCATCGACAAGGAGGTGCGCCCGCACCTGGACGCGCTGGAGGACGGCACGATGTCGCCGTACCCGATCGCGCGGAAATTGTTCGCCGAGTTCGGCATCGACGCGATGGCCGGCGAGCAGGTGGACTCGTTGCTGGCGAAGAAGCGCGCCAGGCAGGAGGCGCTCGCGGCCGGGCAGGAACCCGCCTCGACGACAAAGCGCGGCGCGGGCGATCTGCTCGGCGGGCAGGCCTCGATGGCGGCGGTCGTGGTCGGCGAATTGTCCGGGGTGTGCATGGGCCTGCTCACGGCCGTGGGCGTCAGCATCGGGCTCGGCGCGGCGACGATCATGTCCCGCGGCACGCTCGCCCAGCAGGAACGCTGGCTGCGCGACATCGTGACGATGGACAAGGTCGCCGCGTGGGCCATCACCGAACCCGACTCCGGCTCGGACGCCTTCGGCGGGATGAAGACCTACGTGCGCCGCGACGGCGAGGACTACCTGCTCACCGGGCACAAGACCTTCATCACCAACGGCCCGTACGCCGACATCATCGTCGTGTACGCCAAACTCGACGAGCCGGGGGTGGACCGGCGCGATCGCAAGGTGCTCACCTTCGTGCTGGACAAGGGCATGGAGGGCCTGACCCAGTCCAAGCCGTTCAAGAAGATGGGGCTGCACGCCTCCCCCACCGGCGAACTGTTCTTCGACAACGTGCGGCTCGGCCGCGACCGGCTGCTCGGGGAGACCGAGGACCACCGCGGCGGCGACGGCCGCGACAGCGCCCGCGCCAACTTCACCACCGAGCGCATCGGGGTGGCGTTCATGGCGCTGGGCATCATCGCCGAATGCCACCGGCTCTGCATCGATTACGCGAAGAACCGCAGACTGTGGGGCCAGGAGATCGGGCGGTTCCAGCTGGTGCAGCTCAAGCTGGCCACCATGGAGATCGCGCGGATCAACGTGCAGAACATGGTGTTCAGCACGCTGGAGCGGGCGCGGGCAGGCAAACTGCCGACGCTCGCCGAGGCGTCGGCGATGAAGCTCTACGCCGCCCAGGCCGCCACCGAGGTGGCGATGGAGGCGGTGCAGCTGTTCGGCGGCAACGGCTACATGAGCGAATATCGCGTCGAGCAGCTGGCCCGCGACGCCAAGTCACTGATGATCTACGCGGGCAGCAACGAGATCCAGGTGACCCACATCGCCAAGGGACTGCTCGGCCGCTGAGCCAGGCGAGGCAGCGTTTTGCGAGGATCCCCCTGCTGCCCGGCTCCGCGCACTGCCCACGGCTCGGCGACCTCGACACCACGGCCACCCTGATCCTCGACGCACACCTCGACCGGAGGCCCGCATGAGTACGCCCGCCATCGACCCGCGCGGCCGAGCCACCGCGATCACCGGCGGGCCCGCCGCCGTCCTCGCCGGCCCGCCTCCCCGAGCGCCCGGGACTGTGGCGAGCACCGGATCGTCGCAGGTGAGGCCGGTCGAACCCGGCACGCCTGCGGCGAGTTGGCGACGGCACTGACTGTTATTGTCGGCAGCATGTCCGCAGCACCGCACGCCTCGCCGCCCGCCGCCCGGCCCGCCCGGCCGCGGCGGACCCAGGAGCAGCGCAGCGCGGAGACGCAGGCGAAGGTGATGGACGCGGCCATCGAATGCCTGCTCGAGGTCGGCTACGGCGAGACGACCACGCAGATGGTGGCCAAGCGCGCCGGGGTGACCCGCGGCGCCCTGCTGCACCACTATCCCTCCCGGGAGGATCTGGTCGCGGGGGCGGTGCGGTATCTGGCGGTGAAGCGCACCGAGGAGGCGTTGCGCACCTTCGCCCGGCTCACCCAGGGCGAGAGCCTCATCCCCGACGCCCTGGACCTGCTGTGGGCGCTGTATCAGGGCCCGCTGTTCACCGCCGCCATCGAACTGCTGGTCGCCTCGCGCACCGATCCGGCGCTGGCCCGGCAGGTGGAAGCGGTCGAAGAGGTGGTCGTCAGCAGCATCAAGGCGGCCGGCAGCGCGATGGCGCTCAGCGGCATCTCCGCCGAGTCGTTCAACGAACTCGTCGTCACCGCCATGGACGCCATCACCGGCCTGCTCATCCGCTGCTATCCGGCCCGCGACTCCGACCGCCCGGAACGCGCCTGGGCCCGGTTGCGCACCCACCTGCTGGTCCTGGCGCACGCGCAGGTCGGGCGCGCCGCCCACGCCGGCTGAACTCCGGTCCACACCGGGTGCCGGTGGCCGGGCACGGTGCCCGCCCACCGGCATCCCGTCAGTACAACCAGGGCAATTCGTCGTGCCCGAAGTCGTGGAAATCGCCGAAGCGGCCGGAGTAGAAGGCCAATCCGGTGCCGTCGCGCCACCGCATGTCCACGACCTCACCGTAGAAGACGCGGTGGTCGCCGACATCGTGCGCGCTGTGCACCCGGCACTCCAGCTGCGCCAGCGCGTCCGGGATCAACGGCAGGCCGGAGCGGCTCAGGTCCACCGGCAGGCCCTCGAAGCGGGCGCCGCCGCGGGTGGCGAAGCGGCGGGCGATCGCCTCCTGGCGGGAGCCCAGGATCGAGACCGCGAAGCGGCCGCCCGCCTCCACCGCATCGGTGGTCCGGCTGCCGTGGGTGAGCGAGACCAGCAGGATCGGCGGTTCCAGGCTCACCGAGGTGAGCGAGCTGATGGTCATCGCGCACGGGTTGCCGGTGCCGTCGTCGGCGCTGACGATCGCCACGCCGGTGGTGAAGCGGCCCATGCTGCGGCGCATGTCCGAGGGTGTGGGGCAATGGAATGCCGGTAGCGTCATGGCAGGGCTCCTACCTGCTGTGGTAGCGGACTTCGAAGGTCACCACGCCCTCGTCGGTGCGCCAGGGACCGTGCGGCATGCCCGGCGGGCGGCAGGCGTACATGCCCGCGGTGAAGGTCTGGCCGAGGGTGAGGTCGGTGAAGGAACCCTCGAGAATGTAGACCTCCTCCCAGAAGTCGTGCTTCTGCACGCCCATCGGGGTGGAGTCGGCGCCGGGCTCGTAGCGCAGGATGCGGGTGGCGACATTGCCGTCCGGGTCGCGGGCCAGGATGCGCTCGGTGATGGCGGGATCACCGCCCGGGCACACCGTGTACTCGACGTCGGTGACGGGGAAGAACTCGAATTCGGGCTTGGCCATATCTTCTGCCTCTCAGGCGGTTTCAGGCTCTCAGGCGGTTTCGGACTTGTAGGCGGCGAGGAACTGTTCGACGTCGCGCAGCGGCTCCTCGTAGCCGTAGTTGCGGTAGGTGTAGGCGCCCTTCACCACGAACGGCGCGCCCGCGTAGAACAGCTCGTACTGCTGGTGGCGCCCGGCGAACTCCGAGCCGATGATGTCCCACGCCAGCTTGAACAGCTTGATGCGGTCCTCGGAGGGCACACCCGGCGACTGCACGTAGTGCGTGACGTCGCCGGAGGTGAGCGGGCTGGTGAGATCGGCGACGCTGGAGGGCAGCTGCAGCACACCGCCGCCGACCAGGTCGCGCAGGATCGACAGCACCCGCGGGTAGATCTCCGACTGCAGGCCCATCGAACCGTAGAGCGCGCGCTTGCCCGGCACCCACTGGCCCGCCTCGTCGGGGGTGGCGGTGTACTCGGCGGCCAGCACCGCCGATTCGACACCGGCCACCAGGGCCGCGAGTTCGCCGAGCTTCTCCTGCACGCTCGGGATCTTGTCCACCCCGTTCACCTGGGTGACGCGGCGCGCGACACCCGCGATGAACCGCAGCTTGGTGGCGAACCGGATCTGGGCCTGCCAGTTGCCGAGCGCGTGCGCGCCGGTGTCGAAGAACTGCCTGCGCACGCCCGCGATGTCGCGGTCGACGAACACCCGGTCCCACGGGATGAGCACGTCGTCGAACACCACCAGCGCGTCGGGCTCGTCGTAGCGGCTGGTCAGCGGGTAGTCGAAGCTGCTCGTGGCGGCCGGGGCGTAGGGGCGGCGGCAGTAGAGCTTGAGGCCCTCGGCGTTGGCGGGGACGACGAACGACACCGCGAAGTCCTGGTCGTCGGGGCCGAGCGGCTTGATGCAGGACACCAGGATCTCGTCGGCGATGGCCGCGCCGGTGGCCAGCATCTGCGAGCCGCGCACGATCAGGCCCTCCTCGGTCTCGCGCACCACGCCGACCTGGAGGAACTCGCCCTCCCAGCCCGAGGCGGTGGTGGCCCGCGAAACCTGCGGCGGGATGATCGCGTAGGAGACGTAGAGGTTGTCGGCCAGCAGCCGCCGGTGGAAGGCGGTGACGTTGGCCGAGAAGTCGCGGCTGCCCTCGGCGAACACCTCGGGGTGCGCGGCGAACGAGGCGAGGAAGGTGCCCACGTGGTCGGGGCTGCGGCCCACCCAGCCGTGGGTGTGCTGGGCCCAGGTCTGGATCGCCTCGCGGCGCGCCCGCAGTTCCTCCTGGCTGCGCGGGATGCCGAACACCCGGTTGGCCGGTCCGCCGGTCTCCGGCGCGGTGTACTGCATGCCGTTGGCCGGGTCGGCGGCCAGATCGAACAGTTCGGCGATCGTCTGGGCGACGGGCGCGAACGCCGGGTGGGTGGTGACGTCGTCGACCTTCTCGCCGTCGACGAGCACGACCCGGCCGTCGTTGAGGGAGGACAGGTACTCAGCTCCGGTGCGCATCGCGAGCTCCTTCGAGGGTGGTGTAGGTGTGGGTCAGGGCGCGCCCGTCGGGCAGCAGCAGTTCCAGGTCCCAGCGCGTGCCGGGGGTGAATTCGCCGTCGAGCAACGGCAGCGTGCCCGCGAAGCAGACGAAATCGCCGCCGTCGTCACCGAGCCGGTCGGCGACGACTGCGAGCAGATCGGTGGGCGTGCGCAGGGCGGCCAGGGTGCCGTCCTGGTAGAGCTTTCCGTCCACCCAGCTGCGGGCGCGGCAGGCGTCCCAGTCGAAACGCGACCAGTCGGCCACCTCCACCACGTGCGGGCCGATCGGCTTGGCGCAGGCGCGTTTCGACTCGCCGATGTCGATGGTCTCCAGGGCCCGGTCGGTGTGGTCGGAGCCGACGCCGAGGAAGTACCGGCCGCGGTGCCGCAGCAGCACCGGCTCGACCTCGCCGGAGGTGTCGGCGCTCGGCACCGGCGTGGTCGCGGCGGTGGTCACGGTGGCGGTGGACACCGGGTAGAGCATCGGCACGGACTCCGGCGGCGCGACCCCGATGGCGGCCAGTTCGTCGATGTGGTGGCGCACCGCGGCCTCGTCACGGCCGGTGTAGCCGGCGACGATCGCGCGGGCGCCGTCGAAGGACAGGGTCTCCCCGGAATCCAGGACGGTGCAGGACAGGGCGGCGGTGATGGTCTCGGTCACGCCGGCACCTCGCAGCGATTCAGGCCGCGGTAGTCGTCGAGCCGGTCGGCCAGCACGGGGAATTCCGCACGGGTCCGCGCGACGACCGCCGGGTCGATGTCGACGACGGTGAAGCCCTCCTCGGCGCCGGCCTCGCCGAGCACCTCGCCCCACGGGTCCACCACGCGGCTGTGCCCGCCCAGCTCGACACCGTTGTGGGTGCCGACCGCGTTGCAGGCGATGACGATCACCTGGTTGTCGACCGCGCGGGCTCCGGTCAGCAGCCGCCAGTGCGCCAGCCGGGCCGCGGGCCAGGCCGCGGGCACGACGACGATTTCCGCACCGGCGTCGACCAATTCGCTCCACAGGCCGGGGAAGCGCAGGTCGTAGCAGGTGGTGGCGGCGGTGCGGCCGAAGGCGGTGTCGGCGACGCGGATCTGCTGTCCGGGCTGTAGCAGCCGGGCTTCTTCCGAGCGGTAGCCGAAGACGTGAATCTTGCTGTAGCGGTGCGCGATCCGGCCGTCCGGGTCGAGCAGGACAGCGGTGTTGCGCAGCCGGTCGCCGTCGGCGCGCTCGACGATGCTGCCGATGTGCAGGTAGCAGCGGCGTTCGCGGGCGACGGCGGCCAGCACCTGGACGGTGGGTCCGTCGAGGGTCTCGGCGGCGGCCTGGTAGTCGGCGAAGTGGTTGTAGCCGACCCGCCACAGTTCGGGCAGCACGATCAGGTCGGCGTCGGCGCGGAAGGCGGCCAGCGACTGACGTACCCGTTCGAGCCGGTGTGCGGCGGTCTCGGTGTCCGGACTGGCCAGTTGTGCCAGAGCGACTTTCATGGAAGGTCCTTAGGAGTGGGGTCAGAACCTGGGCTGCTTGAGCGAGCACAGGGTGGTGTCGAGGTGTTCGCGCACCGCGTGGATGGCGGCCTCGGTGTCACCGGCGGCGAGGGCGTCCACGATCGCGCCGTGTTCGACGAGCACCTGCTTCTTGCGGCGTTCGTCGGAGAGCATGATGCGCACGCCCATCCGCATCTGGCGGTCGCGCAGGGAGCGGTAGAACTCGTGCATCACCTGGTTGCCCGCGGCGCGGATGACGGTGGTGTGGAACTCGAGGTCGTGGGCGATGAACTCGACGGGGTCGGTGTCGGCGTCCTGGGCGGCCAGCAGTTCCCGCAGCCGGTCGGGCACCTGGCCGGGATTCGGGGCGACCTGCGCGATCGACCACTCCTCCACGACCCGGCGGGCCTGCATGACGTCGTCGACGTCCTTGTCGGTGAGTGCCGGGATGTAGGCGCCCTTGTGGG contains:
- a CDS encoding acyl-CoA dehydrogenase family protein, coding for MFEWSETDEMIRQAVRGFIDKEVRPHLDALEDGTMSPYPIARKLFAEFGIDAMAGEQVDSLLAKKRARQEALAAGQEPASTTKRGAGDLLGGQASMAAVVVGELSGVCMGLLTAVGVSIGLGAATIMSRGTLAQQERWLRDIVTMDKVAAWAITEPDSGSDAFGGMKTYVRRDGEDYLLTGHKTFITNGPYADIIVVYAKLDEPGVDRRDRKVLTFVLDKGMEGLTQSKPFKKMGLHASPTGELFFDNVRLGRDRLLGETEDHRGGDGRDSARANFTTERIGVAFMALGIIAECHRLCIDYAKNRRLWGQEIGRFQLVQLKLATMEIARINVQNMVFSTLERARAGKLPTLAEASAMKLYAAQAATEVAMEAVQLFGGNGYMSEYRVEQLARDAKSLMIYAGSNEIQVTHIAKGLLGR
- a CDS encoding TetR/AcrR family transcriptional regulator, translated to MSAAPHASPPAARPARPRRTQEQRSAETQAKVMDAAIECLLEVGYGETTTQMVAKRAGVTRGALLHHYPSREDLVAGAVRYLAVKRTEEALRTFARLTQGESLIPDALDLLWALYQGPLFTAAIELLVASRTDPALARQVEAVEEVVVSSIKAAGSAMALSGISAESFNELVVTAMDAITGLLIRCYPARDSDRPERAWARLRTHLLVLAHAQVGRAAHAG
- a CDS encoding flavin reductase family protein produces the protein MTLPAFHCPTPSDMRRSMGRFTTGVAIVSADDGTGNPCAMTISSLTSVSLEPPILLVSLTHGSRTTDAVEAGGRFAVSILGSRQEAIARRFATRGGARFEGLPVDLSRSGLPLIPDALAQLECRVHSAHDVGDHRVFYGEVVDMRWRDGTGLAFYSGRFGDFHDFGHDELPWLY
- a CDS encoding cupin domain-containing protein, giving the protein MAKPEFEFFPVTDVEYTVCPGGDPAITERILARDPDGNVATRILRYEPGADSTPMGVQKHDFWEEVYILEGSFTDLTLGQTFTAGMYACRPPGMPHGPWRTDEGVVTFEVRYHSR
- a CDS encoding 4-hydroxyphenylacetate 3-hydroxylase family protein, with protein sequence MRTGAEYLSSLNDGRVVLVDGEKVDDVTTHPAFAPVAQTIAELFDLAADPANGMQYTAPETGGPANRVFGIPRSQEELRARREAIQTWAQHTHGWVGRSPDHVGTFLASFAAHPEVFAEGSRDFSANVTAFHRRLLADNLYVSYAIIPPQVSRATTASGWEGEFLQVGVVRETEEGLIVRGSQMLATGAAIADEILVSCIKPLGPDDQDFAVSFVVPANAEGLKLYCRRPYAPAATSSFDYPLTSRYDEPDALVVFDDVLIPWDRVFVDRDIAGVRRQFFDTGAHALGNWQAQIRFATKLRFIAGVARRVTQVNGVDKIPSVQEKLGELAALVAGVESAVLAAEYTATPDEAGQWVPGKRALYGSMGLQSEIYPRVLSILRDLVGGGVLQLPSSVADLTSPLTSGDVTHYVQSPGVPSEDRIKLFKLAWDIIGSEFAGRHQQYELFYAGAPFVVKGAYTYRNYGYEEPLRDVEQFLAAYKSETA
- a CDS encoding DUF2848 domain-containing protein; amino-acid sequence: MTETITAALSCTVLDSGETLSFDGARAIVAGYTGRDEAAVRHHIDELAAIGVAPPESVPMLYPVSTATVTTAATTPVPSADTSGEVEPVLLRHRGRYFLGVGSDHTDRALETIDIGESKRACAKPIGPHVVEVADWSRFDWDACRARSWVDGKLYQDGTLAALRTPTDLLAVVADRLGDDGGDFVCFAGTLPLLDGEFTPGTRWDLELLLPDGRALTHTYTTLEGARDAHRS
- a CDS encoding carbon-nitrogen family hydrolase codes for the protein MKVALAQLASPDTETAAHRLERVRQSLAAFRADADLIVLPELWRVGYNHFADYQAAAETLDGPTVQVLAAVARERRCYLHIGSIVERADGDRLRNTAVLLDPDGRIAHRYSKIHVFGYRSEEARLLQPGQQIRVADTAFGRTAATTCYDLRFPGLWSELVDAGAEIVVVPAAWPAARLAHWRLLTGARAVDNQVIVIACNAVGTHNGVELGGHSRVVDPWGEVLGEAGAEEGFTVVDIDPAVVARTRAEFPVLADRLDDYRGLNRCEVPA